TATTCCGCGCTTTACCGGATAGCGTCGGATCTGGTTTATCATTCCAACGCATACGCGATTATATTCTACACGCCGGACTTTATGCGGGTTCAGTCGATTGTCCCGGTCACAGTCTCAAACGTGCGGATATGGGAGGATGAAAACGGCGTTCTTTTATTCCGGTTCCGTTGGGAGTATGACGGGAAATTTTACACGCTGCCGTATCAGAGCGTGATCCACATCCGAAGCCGTTTTGACAAGAAGCGGTTTATGGGAACCGCGCCGGACGATCAGTTGAAAAACACGCTTGAATTGCTTGACACAACCGGGGAAGCCCTACGGTCAGCGGTCAGGAATTCCGCAAACCTGAAAGGCTATTTGCAGTATAACAATTTCATTGATGACGACGAACTGAAACAGAAAGTCAAAGAGTTTCAGGAAGCCTATATGTCAGCGTCCAACGACGGCGGAATCGCCGGACTGGATAATTCCATGTCATTCCATGAGGTAAAGCAGACCGCCCCGAATATCCCGGTCATACAGTCGCAGTATTTAAGGGATAACGTGTATAGATATTACGGAGTAAACGAAAAGATCCTGACGTCCACATTTACGGAAGCCGAATGGAATTCGTTTTATGAGAACGTGATCGAACCGATATCGATCCAGTTATCGCTTGAATTTACATACAAACTTTTGACAGAGCGGGAACGCGGATTCGGGAACCGGATCATTTTTACCGCGAACCGTCTGCAATATGCGACACTTCAAACACGGATGACGATCGGCGGCGGGCTTTATGACCGGGGGATCATTACGATAAACGAATTCCGGGAACTGATGTATTACGAACCGATCGAGGGCGGAGACGTGCGGATGATAAGTCTAAACTACGTCAAAACCGGG
This window of the Massilistercora timonensis genome carries:
- a CDS encoding phage portal protein, producing the protein MGLIKDLLNLRRAKYSPFFALRGDYQANGNLADSDIVGAIANAIASNVGKLQPQIVRRTDDGLAVRNDYLSRILSLRWSPETDAYSALYRIASDLVYHSNAYAIIFYTPDFMRVQSIVPVTVSNVRIWEDENGVLLFRFRWEYDGKFYTLPYQSVIHIRSRFDKKRFMGTAPDDQLKNTLELLDTTGEALRSAVRNSANLKGYLQYNNFIDDDELKQKVKEFQEAYMSASNDGGIAGLDNSMSFHEVKQTAPNIPVIQSQYLRDNVYRYYGVNEKILTSTFTEAEWNSFYENVIEPISIQLSLEFTYKLLTERERGFGNRIIFTANRLQYATLQTRMTIGGGLYDRGIITINEFRELMYYEPIEGGDVRMISLNYVKTGDQSLYQVGKDDGAGSGDSGQQEPEGIPENQIRKYGIYFLKTEKKGGADNAKNESI